The following coding sequences lie in one Anomaloglossus baeobatrachus isolate aAnoBae1 chromosome 7, aAnoBae1.hap1, whole genome shotgun sequence genomic window:
- the LOC142246855 gene encoding taste receptor type 2 member 40-like — MIISGISGIILCSSIIIVYIFEWKKTQQIGVYDKIFIYLAISNLLLQCSTSMDSLMYSFWFYQMMSKPGSILVFVFNFFLIYDNIWHTAWLSVHYCLKLVNSSHRLILQMKRSLSTFIVPLLLVTSVGMVLINLPCIWTVRIEFFLNETNHFERNYVIHQDNMVILCNVFIGCCLPFLVTVICIGLSVRSLVRHMWRMRSSTHQFSSAPQLQGHVRAAMTMILQLLLNLFLYLCVIGVYISSVYPMCFGKSFFGASSCVIRLLKPSH, encoded by the coding sequence ATGATCATCTCTGGGATCTCAGGGATCATTCTCTGCTCCTCCATAATCATTGTTTATATCTTTGAGTGGAAGAAGACTCAACAAATTGGTGTTTACGATAAGATCTTTATCTACTTGGCCATCTCCAACCTTCTTCTCCAGTGTTCCACATCCATGGATAGTCTTATGTACAGCTTCTGGTTTTACCAGATGATGAGTAAACCAGGATCTATACTGGTGTTTGTCTTTAATTTCTTCCTTATCTACGACAATATCTGGCACACGGCTTGGCTGTCTGTTCACTACTGCCTGAAGCTGGTGAACTCTTCCCATCGTCTCATCCTTCAGATGAAGAGGAGCTTGTCCACTTTCATCGTGCCGCTGCTCCTAGTGACATCTGTTGGGATGGTCCTCATTAACCTTCCATGTATCTGGACTGTAAGAATTGAATTTTTTCTTAATGAGACAAACCATTTTGAGAGGAATTACGTCATTCACCAAGACAACATGGTCATCCTGTGCAACGTGTTCATCGGCTGCTGTCTGCCATTTCTGGTGACTGTCATCTGTATCGGGCTCAGTGTGAGGTCTCTGGTGAGACACATGTGGAGGATGAGGAGCAGTACTCATCAGTTCAGCTCTGCTCCTCAGCTCCAGGGTCACGTCCGAGCCGCCATGACCATGATCCTACAACTGCTCCTTAACCTGTTCCTGTATCTTTGTGTCATCGGTGTGTACATATCTTCAGTCTACCCCATGTGTTTTGGGAAGTCATTTTTTGGTGCTTCATCCTGTGTTATCCGTCTGCTCAAACCCTCACATTGA